In Chitinivibrionales bacterium, the sequence GTGGATGCCATGTTCGGTGATATCAAATAATTAATTATTGATAAATATACTCACATAGGGTATAATCAAAGAAATATTCTGCGGCTTTGCATTCAGTGCAGGCTGGAAATATCCTGTACTTTCAAAAAAGCTTTTACTTTTTTACCATGGGTACACTTTGTGTTCGATGAAAGCCAATATCCCACATTACGATACCTTCGTTGCAAAAAATGCGGGATGATATTTGCTGCGCGTATGGAAGGGGCCAGGGAGTGTCCCGACTGTATGTCGGATGAAACCACTCCTTATAAACCTGGTGCAAATGAAGAACGATCAGGAGAACAACCGCAGTAGTCCACTCTCCCGATTAATAATCATTTTCTAATGCGTGTGCCGAGTTTTACCTCGATAAGTGTTACTGCATTGATAATTTTCTTTTCCATTTTGACCAATTGGATGCTTATCATGAGCAGGAAAAATATGATACTTGCTCCGAGACATCCCATCAAAAATGATCCCATAATTACTCCTTGCTGTTTCCGGATATTTCCTGAATTACTTTTCCGATTCCACCAGACGGCGCCATGCGGGGATAGCGTACCATATTTCTTTTGGCACGCATGAGTCCAGCCCGGGCAATCATCGCTGCATTATCGGTACAAAAGCGGGGTGAAGGAAAGAAGACGGTGCTACCGAACCGGGAGATGATTGCTTTTCGAAGGGTTCCATTGCAGGCAACACCCCCGGCAACAACGATCCGGCTGATTCCCGTTTGCTCTGATGCGGCTGAAAGCTGATTAACAAGCGACTTGATAACTGCATCCTGAAATCCCTTGCATATTACATCTTTATGGTTTTCGATAAACTCATGATCTTTTCCCTTGAGATAATTACGTACTGCGGTTTTCAAGCCCGAGAAACTGAAATCAAAGCCTGGTGTTGATAACCGTGCCACCGGAAACCGGACCGCTTTTTTTTCTCCCGCTCTATTTGCTTCCTGCTCAATAGAGCGGCCGGCAGGATAGGAAAAGCCGAGCATGGTGCCGACTTTGTCGAATGCTTCCCCCGCAGCATCATCGATAGTCTCACCAAGGCAATAATAGGACCCGAAATCATCAACGCGGTATATCGCCGTATGGCCGCCGGAGATGATCAGGCTCAAAAAGGGGTAGGAGAGAGAGGGATGCTCCAGAAAAATCGATTGAATGTGGCCTTCAAGATGATTTATACCGGTTACCGGAATTTTGTGCCGGATATGGATCCCTTGGGCATAGCTGATACCAACTAAAAGTGCTCCGGCAAGCCCCGGGCTGTCGGTGACTGCGAGGTGGTCGATTTTGTCAACCGACATGTTGCCCTTATCCAGAACGGAACGACACAGAGGACCGACTTTCTGAAGATGGGCGCGGGATGCGATTTCAGGAACAACGCCGCCGTAACGGGAATGAATATCCTGCGTATAGATTTCATCGGCAATAATAGTTTCATCGTCGAGAAGAGCGGCGGATGTTTCGTCGCATGATGTTTCGATTCCCAGAATGATCATAAAACAGTATCAATTTTCTATGCACGAAGCAAGTGTGGGATTGTTGCGAAGGATATATTTCAGTTCCTGTTGACAATTGCTTAAGATCGCATCGCCATGATGCATCTGGACGGTCTTTACGATTTGTTCCAGGTAATTGATTTCTTTTTCGTATAGAAACAGGATGTTTTCAAAATCGAGTTTCAGAACTGGGTTTTCGATATGGGGAAGTTTTTCGGATAAAATTTTCCACGCCCGGCTGAAATCGGCATCTTTCTTTGACGTTGAAAACAGGGGGATCGTGATCATTATGCGATCTGGGATTCCTTCATCCGGCTCATTCTGACGGTTTTCATCGACAATATCCAGAACATCATTTTCAGCCTCCATTGGTGGTTCAATCATTTCGGAGGGCATTTCCCCGCGCATTTCCGGTCGATTATAGGCCTGGTCTGCCTGGCCGGTAAAATCAGCATGATTACTGCTGTCTCCGGGCGACGGAAATTCTGCCTGAGGAGATTCAGGTTGATGCGCCCTTGAGGGCTCTTGAATAAAATGGCTGTCGGGCGAAGGCGCCTGAAATTGATGGCCGGTGGGCGCTTGCGATGTCGGGGGCATGACGGTATCGATCTGTGGATCGGGATTTACCGGTGATGGAGGATGATCATGCGGATGAACTTGCTCATCTTTCATCACAACTTCGGATGGAGAAAACGCACTTCTTACATTTCGTACAATTTGGATATCCTCGGAATCATTGTGGTTGTCTCCATGAATGCCGGAAACTTGTGCATGAGCAGGCGCAACATTTATATCTTCGTTAGTATGAAATCCTTTGCGTGCCTGTTGGACTTCTTTTCTCAGCGAATCAAACTCGGTGCTTTTTTTTCTGACCTCCTTTTCGACATTTGATATCCGTGTTGATGTGGATGCAATGAATATCCAGTTGAGGAAGGCGACCGTTACTGAGATAAGCGAAATGAGGCCAACAATACCATATATTATATAGAGTGTGTTCATGCTTTATTTTAATTATACTCGTTAGAAATAAAATTTGTCAAAAAGAATTGTGAAAAAAATATTTTATTTTAAATAATATACACAACTTGCAGCTGGATACAGGATTAGCGGCCATATGAATACCGATCAATACAGCATTCTTATTGTGGATGATGATGATACTATTCGCATGGTATTGAGCAAGTTTCTTCGGAAGAAGGGCTATACAATATTTGAGGCGCCGAATGGCAAGATCGGCCTCGATATGGTTGCCAGACATCATCCGCATATGGTCATATCCGATATCCAGATGCCTGAAATGGATGGTTTTGCTCTTATCCGGGAACTCCAGAAGAATTTTCCCGGAATAAAAAGAATTCTTATGACCGGCTATGATATCGACAGTTATGTAGATATGATCAGACAACATAATATCGGGAATGTATTGCCGAAAGGAAGTGATTTCAATCTCAATGAGCTGTCGCACTATATTCACAATTTGCTTACCGGAGAAATTTTCGGCCTCGAAAGGTATTTTCCAAAAGAAACAATTAAAACGAATATTGCCTGTACCCATGCCCAGGCACAGAAAATATGCAGCACCATTGTCGAACATTATCCTTCAAAGGGTGCCGTGTTTCTGGAAATTGCCATCGATGAGTTAATTTCCAATGCTGTTTTCCATGGGGTATTGCAAATGACGAATAAATCGAGAAGTGAATGGAGTGATGATTATACCCTTGCAAAAGAAGACGCCGTTACGATATCCTGGGCCAATGATGATGAAAAAATCGGGGTTGCTGTGGAAGACCCCAAGGGGAACCTGAAGAAAACCGATGTACTCAACTGGCTGGATAACCGGATTGATGAGAATATTCTCAACGAAAATGAGCATGGAAGAGGGTTTCTTCTGCTCCGGCGGCTGATCGATAAATTTATTGTCAATATCGATCCCGGAAAAAAAACCGAATGTATCATTCTCAACTATTTCGATCGGGAGCGAAAAAAGTCCAGAAAACCGCTTCTTATCCATGAACTCTGACTTTTTGCGATTGAAAAAAGTTGCAATTTATATGAAAATACTGCACTATTATGAATGGTGATACCTGATACTTTTTCGCTCTCTGCGAAAAAAATTTAATGAGGTGTATGCTGAAGATACTTATTATAGACGACGATGTTGCTGCATGTCAGGTTCTGAAAGAGAGCTTTGCCCGTCTTGGGTTCAAAAGCAAAAATGTGGTGACTGCTGAAGAGGGCATTGAAATACTTAAAAAAGAGAAATTTGATGTGGTTTTTGCCGCTCTTTCAGCCCGTATAAACGGGGGAAGAAGCGTTGCTCGATGGATCAAAAATAATAACCTCGATACCTACTGCTTTATTACAACAAGTTGGAAAGGCGAACTCGAAACCGAGCTGCTCAGAAATGACGGTGTCCATAAAGTTATTCATAAGCCTCTGACTTATAACCAGATAAAAGCGGTACTGGGAGAATCCTTCCTCTTACCCGACACATCAAAAATTGTAATTCCTAAAAACATATTACACAAAAATGATAAATCTCAAGAATAAAACCAATAAAAAGTTTGATTTTGACTAATTTTTTTGGAAATTTCCTCAATTTTTTATTATATTAGAAACAAAGAGAGGATGAGGAATCATTATTTATGATTAAACGAGCTGTAATTTCGGTTCTCATAACAGGGGCAAGCATTGTCGCCTTTGCCCAGGAAGCCGATTCAACGCAAACCTTCGATAACAGCTCTCAATCAATTCGAACTACCTCAAGCTCTTCACACGAAAACAAAAAAGCCAAACCCCTTGAAGTCAAGCCTACGGCAAAATCAAACTGGTCTCGAATCAAAGACCTTTTTCTTTAATCTGCTCTAATAAATCTCTCTTTTTACGGTTGCCATTCGATATCTGTCATCTCTCCATAGAGCCTTTTTGTCACTGTTCCAACGCTGATAGAGAAACTAAACTCTTCAATGGGTGCTCGATTATTAAAATCGGCTTCGGGTGATAAGGAAATTTCAAAAGAGATATAGGGAAGGTTATTTGAAGCTATTTTCATGCGTGGAAAGAAATCGATTGAAAGCCATCCACGAAGATTATTGACGTTGGAATATTCACCGGATATATCGTTATAACTTCGATTTTCGCCCATAATTACATAGAGCATGGGACCTGCAGTAATATAGCCGAAACCGGGAATATGAAATTGTACGCCAAGCACACCGGCGCCATCGGTGCCGCCATAGAAAGCGCCCTGGTCATTTTCTGAGGTGAAATAGGTTGCCTTTGCAATGCCGACTACCGCTAGACGCTCATTGAAAAAAAACGGTGAGGATACTTTGAGATGCCCTCCGCCAGAAAACCCGAAATTACCATCAAAAACACCAACCGTATCTGTTACTCCCGTATCCCCGGCAACACTCATCTGCACAGCACCAAGGTCGATCCCGAAATTAATCATCGATACCGGAGAATAAGAGAGGCGTGCATCGACTCGATTGAGCATGCAAGGAACCGTATCAGCGGTAATACTGTATCCCCCGAGATGATATGATATTCCCACCGATGCACGGGCATCGGGGATAGCAACGGTTGGATTGGCAATAGGCGATGCATTGCCGGTGCTTCCGGATATTAAAATCAGGCAGAGAAATGTTAGAATTGTCTTTTTGATCATGGTCGGTATCTCCAGTAAACGACATCTTCAAGCAGTATTGGCAAAATAAACTCATCAGGACTCACGGTAACGATTCCCTGACTCTCGGCACTGAGTGAAATCTGTATGCGAAGAGCATCGGATTGTCCGTAAACCAATTCGTTTTGGGCAATGCCGTTTTCGGTTTGAATTGTCCGCTCTATGGTAACCGCTGTGGCCGGGTCGGGTATTCCATTCTGATTCCAGTCGATATCAGGATACCCCCCGGTAACCCGGACTCCTCCCCAGGTCAGGGTCGAGTCGTATCCTCTATCTGGGTCTCTATACTCTTCTTCAGTCATATTCGGGTCTTTCAGCGGCTCATAAATATCCCGTTTGCCGTTGGCATTGAGATCGAGATAGACAGTATCCCATATAGCATTTCCAGCACCATCAAACGCTTCGACATACCCATGCGCCGGTTCGGGAAATGAATCCCTGATACCGTTCCAGTTAATATCTTCAAAACCCGGCCCCGGCTGAAAAACACCGTTCCCGTTAACATCCTCACCACGATTCGCAAAGCCGTCACGATTTTTATCTTCACCGTTATCGAGCCGGTAATTATCATTCATATCTTCAAATGGCAGAATTGTCCGCACCGTATCGACTTCCCACCACCAGTGCCAGTAACCCTGAACCGAATGAGTATTCCAGCTGAAATCGGGAATGAGCTTATAGATACAGTAGCCGATAATTTTTGCAGTAAAAGTAACTTCGGTGCCGTCGGCCACAGGGTTTCCGTTGATATCACTCACGATTGCTGCAACATTCATGGTGTAGGTGCCGTCTTTGTTGTCGACAATTTCACCTATATCCCGTCGAATGGTAATGTAATGGGGAGGACCGGCGATAGTAAATTTTACCGTATCCGATTTTATTGAGGTAAAATCACCTGCAACAATCCAGATGTCGCGGTACATACTCGGTATCGATCCTGAGATAAGGTACGTTGTCGCTTTACCGTCCGCACCGGTGATGGCGGTTGGCGGGTCGAGAAATTCCCCACCGCCAGGGCCGCTGATCAAATTAAATGAAATAGTGGCGTCGTTAACCCTGTTTCCTTCATTATCATAGGCAATGGCGGTAATTTTCGCCCGGTCACCATTGGTGCTGATTACCTCGGGAGTACCTGAAAGCTTGATACTTTTGATTAAATCCGCTTTGAAATAGAGCTGTATCGATTTTGACGTTATCTCTCCGCCTTTCGACGCTTTTGCTGCAATAGTAGCATAATTTGCAAAGTTCGGATTTCGCATGTAAAACGATATCTTCCCATCGGCAGCGGTAGTGCCGGTATGCACAAAGAGAGTATCCGACTGTCCCGGAATATCACCAAGCGTTATACTGACTTCGGCCTGAGCACCGCTTATCGGCGTGGTTCCATCGCCTTCAATGTAGGTCACTGTAATAAGTGTGCTGTCTGCCCCGTTTGCTACGTAACTATGGGGTACCCCCGCTGCGGGGACCGTATCGATTAACAGGTAACGTGATGAATAATACACCACGGTTTTGGCCGATGCCCCTGCCGATTCGAAGGTGATGGTATCGGGGCCGATACCGGTTCCTACAACTTTGAAAGTAGCTTCACCACGGTTATCGGTGATTGAATCAACGGGAACAATAACTGTTTGTTCCTGTTGCCGCCGGTAGTCAAACCGTTCGCCGACTATAGGGTTGTTCATGGCGTCGGTAAGGGTCAAGCGTATTGTGCTGGTATCCTGACCACTGGAATTGATACTCTGGGGGTTTGCCGCCGCACTTACTTCTACTCCGGCAAATTCAACCTGAATCGAAGCGGTCTTGGTAAGATCATTGGCAAGAGTGGCTGTAACCGTAGCAATCGCATTTCTTCGGTCGGAGGTCAGATGTATACTTGCCTTACCCTCTTGGTTGGTTTCTGCCGATGATGGTACCATGCCGACATCGGTGATAAAATTGATAACATCTCCCACAATCGGATTGTTATCTTCATTTTTAATCTGCACGGTAATAAGTGACTTACTGGTTCCATCTGCCTGAATTACCGATGGAAGCGCATAGATAGTCATTTCCCGCCGGGTAACGCATTCGAGCGATGTTTCAGCAGTGGCAACTTCCTGTGCATTATTTATTGCCGTAATTTCCAGCCGAATGGTGCCTTCATAGGGAAGTGCGCTGATTATAAATGAACACTGGCCAATCGAATCACCACTTGCATGGGTTGTTCCGACAAGGGTGTCGGATATTGCCGAGCCCTCTTTTGATTTATAATGGCGTATAACTTCGACTCTCTTATTTGGCAGTGGAGTACCGTCATTTTGATTGAATTTTACCGTCAGCTCCGAATGATTCTCCCGCCGGGCCTGAATAATATTCGGATACAGCGCAACATCGAGAATAAGATCGGTTACGTTGATATTGATTTTCGCTTTGGTACCGGCCGCTCTCACGGTTATGGTATCGGTCCCCGGTTGATCGCCGGAAATAAATGCCCTCGCAATACCGTCAAAACCGGTCATCGAATCGACTGTCCCCGATTGAAAGGAGAGATTGGAAAGCGATTCATTGCCCAGAGAAAAGAATATGGGAGTGTTTGCTATAGGTTCGTTCGATGCATTCCGAAGATGAGCAGTCAGCCAGGTCGTGCCACCCAGTTTCAGATTGGATGAATCGGTGGAGAGTGAGATGGAAACACCCTGAAAGGCAACCTGTGTTTCATCGCTCATATTCAGATCCCCGGCCAGGTAGACCGTGATAAATGCGGTATCATTGATATTCGTACTGGTGAGTTTGGCCCTCGCAGTCCCGTTTGCATCGGTAATACTCTGGCCTGCCTTTTCTTCACTTGGAGGATTCACACCGCCGATTATTCCCGCAGATGTTATGAATTGTATCGGCTGACCTGCAATTGGATTATGATTCGAGTCGATGACGGTGACATTAACATAGGTAAAATCCTTTGCATCCGCCTTGATACTCGATTTCTCGGGGAGCACCTTTATCAGTTTCTGAATTTTAACCGGTGTGTCGGTGACATCGAAGCGAATTACCCGGGAAACTCCCTGATATTCGAATGTTATCTGAACGTTCTCATCTTCGGTGGTATGCCAGTATTGCACTCGTGCGCGGCCATTGTTGTCGGTTATTATTACGTTACTCGAAAGATTTCCTGCCGAGGCCGATGCTTTCACCGTATCGCCGGTAATAGGCTGTTTAACCGCGGTTATGGTTGTGTCCTGCCAGAGTGTGATTGTGATATCCATTGTATCACCTACACTGACATAGAGACTGTCCAGGGAGGCAAAAAGCAAAGGTGTGCCTTTAACAGGAATTTCAGGTCCCTGCTGGGTAGGTTCATCCTGGGGAGCACTCGGATTGGCCAATGAACCGAGATCATCCTGGATAGTACATACAAACGTGCCTGAACAAAGCATTACCAATCCAATTGCATAGAAAATGAAACGGGGTTTCACAATGATACTCCTGAGGTTAAATTTCATTTTGGGCGCCGATTAACTATAAGGGCAGTGAGAACGTATATTATTATTATTATATAATTTAAACTTAAAAGAGTACAATAATAATAATTTTACGCAGCATCATTTATGACTTTATCATGCAGGGGAATAATTGTCAAGAATGTGGCTCCCGACTCACCGGCTTCCCGTGCCGGTCTGCGGAAAAATGACCGTATCGTTGCCGTTGACGGCCACATGATTGAGAATGACATGGATTTCGGCTTTTATTCCTCAACCGACCAGGGTGATATTACCTTCGTTCGAAAGGGAAAGCAATTCACCTGCTCTTTCTTCCGGGAGCCGGGTGTTTTTCTGGGGCTCGACTGCTATCCTCAGCCCCTGAAACGGTGCCCGAATAAGTGCCTGTTCTGTTTTATCGACCAGCTCCCATCCGGACTGCGGAAATCGTTGTATGTTAAAGACGAAGACTATATCCATTCTTTTATTCACGGCAACTATATTACCTGTGCAGGACTGCGGGACCGGGATGTCAAAAAAATTTCCCGTCTCGGTCTTTCGCCACTCTATATCTCTGTTCATGCAACCGATCCCGCAGTACGAAACCGTCTTCTGGGCAATCGCAAGGCTCCCGATATCCGGACCCAGCTCCGGATTTTTGAAGAGGAAGGTGTCGCTTTTCATACTCAGATTGTTGTCTGCCCCGGTATCAATGACGGCAGTGTCTTGACAAAAACAATTGCAGACCTCATGGAATTTGATGAAAGTCTTCTTTCTATCGCTGTCGTTCCGGTTGGGTTAACAAAATACCATAAAAATAATCTTACCCTCTTTACTCCCCAAAAGGCTCGTCGGGTATGCGAAGGAATCAAAGAAATAAGCGATTATCATAGAGCGCATGAGGGGTTCCGGCGAATATTTTGTGCCGATGAATTTTTCCTGCTGGGCGGTGTTCCTCTCCCGAAACGATCCTACTATGAAGACTATCCTCAAATTGAAAACGGTATCGGACTGGTCAACCAGCTGCTCGAAGAGTGGGGGAGAGTAAAAAAAACAGGTTTGAATAGTAGGGGAAGCCATAAAAAGAACGGCTCGCCCAAACGAATTGCCCTGATTACATCACTTCTTGCCGCACCCTTTCTACAGGATATTGCCGGGACTATCGAACAGGCAATCGGGAGTGTCCTTTTGGATGTTGTACCTGTTGTCAACAATTTTTTCGGTTCCTCGGTGACTGTCGCCGGTCTGCTTAGCGCATCGGATATTATCAGGGCCGTAAAAAATATGGATTCTCCGGTTGATTATATTATTGTTCCCGATATCATATTTAATACTGAAGGATATACGCTGGACAGCTATTCACTACAAAGAATGGAGCGGACGGCAGGGGTACCTTTCAAATCGGTCGATTCGGTTACCGAGCTGGTAGAATGGATTACTTTATCGCGTTATGAAAAAAAATAATACCGGAACCCGGAACAAAGAGCGGCAATTTTCCGAAGAGGAACCTGTTCGTCTGAACAAGTATCTGGCTCAGTGCGGTCTTGGCTCGCGGCGTGCCTGTGATGAACTCATCGCTTCAGGAAGAATCTATCTCAACGGAAAACGGGTAAAAGAACTCGGGGTACGAATCAATCCATTAAAAGACAAAGTCTCCTACAAAGGTAAAGAGCTTACCGCAGTACATACACTCGAATACTGGATTCTTCATAAGCCTAAAGGCCCCCTGGTGACTCATCATGACCCCGAGGGAAGAGAGACTGTTTTTGATTATCTGAAAAAGCAGGGAAAAGATCTGGACCGGCTTAATTATGTCGGTCGTCTCGACAGAAATTCGGAAGGTCTTCTGTTACTCACCAACGACGGCTCTCTTATTCATGGGCTGACCCATCCGCGATATCATATCAAAAAGGTCTATCGGATTAGAATAAACCGCAAACTTTCGCCTGAACACGCGTACCAGATGGTAAACGAAGGCGTACTCTCAAAAAACCAGGAACTACATGCCGGAGAGATAAAGACTGCAGAGAGTCCATCGAAAGGACAACACTGGTATGAAGTTGTTCTGTACGAAGGGAAAAACCGTCAGATCCGGAGAATGTTCGAAGAACTTGGATATACCATAGTCCGCCTTAAACGTATCCAGTTCGGCTCTCTCCGCCTTCGTACCCTGCCAAGAGGTGCATTCCGTCAGCTAACATCACGGGAGGT encodes:
- a CDS encoding DUF512 domain-containing protein — its product is MTLSCRGIIVKNVAPDSPASRAGLRKNDRIVAVDGHMIENDMDFGFYSSTDQGDITFVRKGKQFTCSFFREPGVFLGLDCYPQPLKRCPNKCLFCFIDQLPSGLRKSLYVKDEDYIHSFIHGNYITCAGLRDRDVKKISRLGLSPLYISVHATDPAVRNRLLGNRKAPDIRTQLRIFEEEGVAFHTQIVVCPGINDGSVLTKTIADLMEFDESLLSIAVVPVGLTKYHKNNLTLFTPQKARRVCEGIKEISDYHRAHEGFRRIFCADEFFLLGGVPLPKRSYYEDYPQIENGIGLVNQLLEEWGRVKKTGLNSRGSHKKNGSPKRIALITSLLAAPFLQDIAGTIEQAIGSVLLDVVPVVNNFFGSSVTVAGLLSASDIIRAVKNMDSPVDYIIVPDIIFNTEGYTLDSYSLQRMERTAGVPFKSVDSVTELVEWITLSRYEKK
- the tsaD gene encoding tRNA (adenosine(37)-N6)-threonylcarbamoyltransferase complex transferase subunit TsaD; the encoded protein is MIILGIETSCDETSAALLDDETIIADEIYTQDIHSRYGGVVPEIASRAHLQKVGPLCRSVLDKGNMSVDKIDHLAVTDSPGLAGALLVGISYAQGIHIRHKIPVTGINHLEGHIQSIFLEHPSLSYPFLSLIISGGHTAIYRVDDFGSYYCLGETIDDAAGEAFDKVGTMLGFSYPAGRSIEQEANRAGEKKAVRFPVARLSTPGFDFSFSGLKTAVRNYLKGKDHEFIENHKDVICKGFQDAVIKSLVNQLSAASEQTGISRIVVAGGVACNGTLRKAIISRFGSTVFFPSPRFCTDNAAMIARAGLMRAKRNMVRYPRMAPSGGIGKVIQEISGNSKE
- a CDS encoding response regulator; the protein is MNTDQYSILIVDDDDTIRMVLSKFLRKKGYTIFEAPNGKIGLDMVARHHPHMVISDIQMPEMDGFALIRELQKNFPGIKRILMTGYDIDSYVDMIRQHNIGNVLPKGSDFNLNELSHYIHNLLTGEIFGLERYFPKETIKTNIACTHAQAQKICSTIVEHYPSKGAVFLEIAIDELISNAVFHGVLQMTNKSRSEWSDDYTLAKEDAVTISWANDDEKIGVAVEDPKGNLKKTDVLNWLDNRIDENILNENEHGRGFLLLRRLIDKFIVNIDPGKKTECIILNYFDRERKKSRKPLLIHEL
- a CDS encoding response regulator; the encoded protein is MRCMLKILIIDDDVAACQVLKESFARLGFKSKNVVTAEEGIEILKKEKFDVVFAALSARINGGRSVARWIKNNNLDTYCFITTSWKGELETELLRNDGVHKVIHKPLTYNQIKAVLGESFLLPDTSKIVIPKNILHKNDKSQE
- a CDS encoding pseudouridine synthase — encoded protein: MKKNNTGTRNKERQFSEEEPVRLNKYLAQCGLGSRRACDELIASGRIYLNGKRVKELGVRINPLKDKVSYKGKELTAVHTLEYWILHKPKGPLVTHHDPEGRETVFDYLKKQGKDLDRLNYVGRLDRNSEGLLLLTNDGSLIHGLTHPRYHIKKVYRIRINRKLSPEHAYQMVNEGVLSKNQELHAGEIKTAESPSKGQHWYEVVLYEGKNRQIRRMFEELGYTIVRLKRIQFGSLRLRTLPRGAFRQLTSREVAAMKSVGYRV